GTATTAACTAATAAAGATAGATTAAGAAAGCACTATACAAAAGGCGGAAAAAGAAAAAATAACGTTATTGAAAGACTTGTGCAGTCAAATTATGTATTTCCTATTTGAGCTAGACCAAAACATATTGATTTAAGAGAAACATTTGGGCATTGAGAGGGTGATTTAGTTATAGGTAAAAAATCCGCAGGGCATTCTAGTCTTTTAACTTTAGTGGAAAGAAAAAGTAGGTTGGGAATAATTGTAAAAGTTTCAAGTAAAAACCCTTTTTACATTAATAAAGTTCTTTATGAAAGAATAAATACACTAGAATTACCCGTTGAAAGTATTACTTTTGATAATGGAATTGAATTTAATGCGGTTGGAATATTAGCAAAAAATTAGGAATTAAAATTTATAAAACCGATAAATACGCTTCTTTTCAAAGAGGAACTAATGAAAATTTTAACGGACTTATAAGAAGAGTTTATAAAAAGGGACTGATTTTAATAAAGTCTCTCGAGAAGAAATATTAAATCTTGAAAAAGAATAAATTTTATGAATAGAGACATACTAGAAGGAAAATGCGCTTTTGACATATATGAAGAAGAAATAGAAAGATTAAATAAATATTAATTAAAACTATTAAAAATTACAAGATTATTACAAGAAAATAATGAAAGGGTCGAAAAATTTTGCCCCATAATTTTTATTAACTTCATTAATAAAAACCGCTTTACAAGCGGAATTAAAAGAAGGGGATATCCCCTTCACCCCCTTAATAGTAAATAGGGGGTATAAAATATTGTAAATTGTAGTACAATGTTTTTATAATAAAAACTACTGGTGCACTTCAATTTTCATTTTAGGAAAAGAAGGTATAAAAACCTTCTTTTAATTTGAAAACTATTCCAAAAATAAAAAATGAAAGTAAGTTTTTTATTTTTTATTGCTATTTTATGATTTTATATTTAAAAAAAACAATAAAAAAAATTTTTTATTTATAATTATAAATAAAGTAATAAGGAGATTTATGGATATAAATAAAATAAAAACCCTTGAAGATTTAAAAATTGAAAAAAATAAAATCTTTGGGGTTGATGGAGAAATAGCCAAATTAACCAAAAAACTTAAAAATGTTTCTAGTGAAGAAAAGGCTACCATTGGAAAAGAGATTAAAAAATTAAAAGAAGAGGCTGAATTATTTTTTCAAGAAGCTTCAAAAAAAATTGAAGAAATAAAGATCCAAGAAAAAATAAAAAATGAATGAATTGATATTAGTGAACCCTTGATTCAAAGTTCTTCTTTACACCCTTTAACATTGATTACAAATAGAATTAGAGAGTGATTTTTTCAAAATGGTTATTTTGAATATAAAGATTCAGAAATAGTTAGCGATGAATATAATTTTGAAAGATTGAATATAGGAAAAGATCATCCTGCTAGAGAAATGCAAGATTCCTTATACATCGATGAAAACACTTTATTAAGAACGCACAATACAGGAATAAGTGCTAAGATTCTAGAAATGTATAAAAATAAAGAATTTAGTCAATTTTCAATTGGGAAAGTTTATAGAAAAGATGAAGATGATCAAACCCACTCTCATCAGTTTACTCAACTAGATTTTATAA
This genomic interval from Mesomycoplasma molare contains the following:
- the pheS gene encoding phenylalanine--tRNA ligase subunit alpha; this translates as MDINKIKTLEDLKIEKNKIFGVDGEIAKLTKKLKNVSSEEKATIGKEIKKLKEEAELFFQEASKKIEEIKIQEKIKNEWIDISEPLIQSSSLHPLTLITNRIREWFFQNGYFEYKDSEIVSDEYNFERLNIGKDHPAREMQDSLYIDENTLLRTHNTGISAKILEMYKNKEFSQFSIGKVYRKDEDDQTHSHQFTQLDFISVGNVNFPNLIWTLKSFLSYVLEEEVEIRMRPSYFPFTEPSVEVDVFYKNRWIEILGAGMLHKNVLKMAGYTNQMNGFAAGIGLERIAMIKYQIQDIRELYINDLRILNQFRKEN